The following are encoded together in the Halopseudomonas salegens genome:
- the ubiD gene encoding 4-hydroxy-3-polyprenylbenzoate decarboxylase, which produces MQYSDLRDFIKGLEQRGELKRIQTPISPVLEMTEVCDRTLRMGGPALLFENPTGHSMPVLGNLFGTPERVALGMGASDVSELREIGKLLAYLKEPDPPKGLKDAWSKLPIFKKVLAMAPKVVRDAPCQAVIEEGEDVDLSRIPVQTCWPGDAGPLITWGLVVTKGPLKERQNMGIYRQQVIGRNKVIMRWLSHRGGALDFHEWKQTHPGQPFPIAVALGADPATILGAVTPVPDTLSEYAFAGLLRGERTRLVKCRGSELQVPASAEIILEGVIHPDEMADEGPFGDHTGYYNEVDRFPVFTVERITRREDPIYHSTYTGRPPDEPAILGVALNEVFVPILQKQFPEITDFYLPPEGCSYRMAVVSMKKQYPGHAKRVMLGVWSFLRQFMYTKFVIVTDDDVNVRDWQDVIWAITTRMDPKRDTVLIDNTPIDYLDFASPISGLGSKMGLDATNKWPGETNREWGTAIEQDKAIVSRIDNLWAELGIDG; this is translated from the coding sequence ATGCAATACTCCGATCTACGCGACTTCATCAAGGGCCTGGAACAGCGCGGCGAACTCAAGCGCATCCAGACGCCGATCTCCCCCGTGCTGGAAATGACCGAAGTCTGTGACCGCACCCTGCGTATGGGCGGCCCGGCCTTGCTGTTCGAGAATCCCACTGGCCATAGTATGCCGGTACTCGGCAACCTGTTTGGCACGCCTGAGCGCGTCGCCCTCGGCATGGGTGCCAGCGATGTCAGCGAGCTGCGCGAAATCGGCAAACTGCTCGCCTACCTCAAGGAACCTGATCCGCCCAAGGGTCTGAAAGACGCCTGGTCCAAGCTGCCGATCTTCAAGAAAGTACTCGCCATGGCACCCAAGGTGGTGCGTGATGCGCCCTGCCAGGCGGTCATTGAAGAAGGTGAGGACGTCGATCTGTCACGCATACCGGTGCAAACCTGCTGGCCCGGCGATGCCGGCCCGCTGATTACCTGGGGGCTGGTTGTCACCAAAGGACCGCTCAAAGAACGCCAGAACATGGGAATCTACCGGCAGCAGGTGATTGGCCGCAACAAGGTCATCATGCGCTGGCTCAGCCACCGTGGCGGCGCACTGGATTTTCATGAATGGAAACAGACGCACCCCGGCCAGCCCTTCCCGATTGCCGTCGCCCTGGGCGCCGACCCGGCAACCATTCTCGGCGCTGTCACCCCGGTGCCGGATACCCTGTCCGAATATGCCTTTGCCGGCTTGCTGCGCGGCGAACGCACCCGCCTGGTGAAATGTCGCGGTTCGGAACTGCAGGTGCCGGCCAGTGCCGAAATCATCCTGGAAGGGGTCATCCACCCCGATGAGATGGCAGACGAAGGCCCCTTTGGCGACCATACCGGCTATTACAACGAAGTCGACCGTTTCCCGGTATTCACCGTCGAGCGCATCACCCGGCGGGAAGATCCGATCTACCACAGCACCTATACCGGACGGCCACCGGATGAACCGGCCATCCTTGGTGTGGCCCTGAACGAAGTATTCGTGCCCATACTGCAGAAGCAATTTCCGGAAATCACCGATTTCTATTTGCCGCCGGAGGGCTGTTCCTACCGCATGGCGGTAGTGTCGATGAAGAAGCAGTATCCCGGTCATGCCAAGCGCGTCATGCTCGGCGTCTGGAGCTTCCTGCGCCAGTTCATGTACACCAAATTCGTTATTGTCACCGACGACGATGTCAATGTGCGCGACTGGCAGGATGTTATCTGGGCCATCACCACACGCATGGACCCCAAGCGTGATACCGTACTGATCGACAATACACCGATTGACTACCTCGATTTTGCGTCGCCGATTTCCGGCCTCGGCAGCAAAATGGGTCTGGATGCCACCAACAAGTGGCCGGGTGAAACCAATCGTGAATGGGGCACCGCCATCGAGCAGGACAAGGCGATCGTCAGCCGTATCGACAACCTTTGGGCCGAACTGGGAATTGATGGATGA
- the ppk1 gene encoding polyphosphate kinase 1 — MQDATDSQVLNNPDSNPPETSRATPTPVVEPTPAVDINAPELYIHRELSQLQFNIRVLEQALDESYPLLERLKFLLIFSSNMDEFFEIRVAGLKKQITFAREMTGPDGLQPQQVLSKISELAHQQVRRQYSILNDTLLPQMAEKGIRFVRRHQWTHKQTLWIRRYFRQEVAPIISPIGLDPTHPFPLLVNKSLNFIVQLEGVDSFGRDSGLAIIPAPRSLPRLIKLPDELCSGGDNFVFLSSIIHNHADDLFPGMKVLGCYQFRLTRNADLIVDPDEVDDLARALRGELLSRRYGDAVRLEVADNCPKPLTDFLLRQFGLNESELYEVKGPVNLTRLFSITGLENHEELQFPSFSPGIPKMLMNSDNLFQAISKQDILLLHPYESFSPVIDLLRQAAQDPNVLAIKQTLYRTGANSEIVNALVDAARNGKEVTVVIELRARFDEESNLQLASRLQQAGAVVIYGVVGYKTHAKMVLVLRREDRALKRYVHLGTGNYHAGNARLYTDYSLLSSDLALTEDVHKLFNQLIGMGKTQRMKKLLQAPFTLKKRLLELINRETLNAQAGKPAHIIAKANALTDAKVIKALYKASQAGVKIELIIRGMCCLRPGVPGVSHNITVRSIIGRFLEHSRVYYFLNGGQEQVWMSSADMMERNLDNRVETCFPLEGKRLTTRARQELQAFISDNTHSWVLQSDGSYVLSSPSGNQNPRSAQAILLEKLSSSPQRTVKV; from the coding sequence ATGCAGGATGCCACCGACAGCCAGGTGCTGAACAACCCCGACAGCAATCCGCCCGAGACCAGCAGGGCCACGCCCACGCCCGTGGTTGAGCCAACGCCAGCGGTCGACATCAACGCGCCCGAGCTGTACATCCACCGCGAGCTGTCGCAGTTGCAGTTCAACATTCGCGTACTGGAACAGGCACTGGATGAAAGCTATCCCTTGCTCGAACGGCTGAAGTTCCTGCTGATTTTCTCCAGCAACATGGACGAATTCTTTGAAATTCGCGTGGCCGGGCTGAAAAAGCAGATCACCTTTGCGCGTGAGATGACCGGACCGGACGGGCTGCAGCCGCAGCAGGTATTGAGCAAGATCAGCGAACTGGCGCACCAGCAAGTGAGGCGCCAGTACAGCATCCTGAATGACACCCTGCTGCCGCAAATGGCCGAAAAAGGTATTCGCTTTGTTCGCCGCCACCAGTGGACGCACAAACAGACCCTGTGGATTCGACGCTATTTCCGTCAGGAGGTCGCCCCCATCATCAGCCCGATCGGGTTGGATCCGACTCACCCGTTTCCATTGCTGGTGAACAAGAGCCTCAACTTTATCGTGCAGCTGGAAGGCGTCGACTCCTTTGGCCGCGATTCCGGTCTGGCGATTATTCCGGCACCGCGCTCGCTGCCGCGTCTGATCAAACTGCCAGATGAGCTGTGCAGCGGCGGGGACAATTTTGTCTTCCTGTCGTCGATCATTCACAACCATGCCGACGACCTGTTCCCCGGCATGAAAGTGCTGGGCTGTTACCAGTTCCGCCTGACCCGCAACGCGGACCTGATTGTCGACCCCGACGAAGTCGACGATCTGGCCCGCGCCCTGCGCGGCGAACTACTGTCACGCCGCTACGGCGATGCCGTGCGTCTGGAGGTTGCAGACAATTGCCCGAAACCCCTGACCGACTTTCTCCTGCGTCAATTCGGTCTGAACGAGAGCGAATTGTATGAAGTCAAAGGCCCGGTCAACCTGACTCGGCTGTTCTCGATTACCGGCCTGGAAAACCACGAGGAATTGCAATTCCCCAGCTTCAGCCCGGGCATCCCGAAAATGCTGATGAATTCCGACAACCTGTTTCAGGCCATCAGCAAACAGGACATCCTGCTGCTGCATCCCTACGAGTCCTTCAGTCCGGTCATCGACCTGTTGCGCCAGGCGGCGCAAGATCCCAATGTACTGGCGATCAAGCAAACGCTGTATCGCACCGGGGCCAACTCGGAAATCGTCAACGCCCTGGTCGACGCCGCGCGTAACGGCAAGGAAGTCACCGTGGTGATCGAGCTGCGTGCGCGCTTTGATGAAGAGTCCAACCTGCAACTGGCCAGCCGTCTGCAACAGGCCGGCGCCGTGGTCATCTACGGGGTGGTCGGGTACAAGACCCACGCCAAGATGGTACTGGTGCTGCGCCGCGAAGACCGCGCACTGAAGCGCTATGTGCATCTGGGCACCGGCAATTACCATGCCGGCAATGCACGCCTGTATACCGATTACAGCCTGCTCAGCTCCGATCTGGCGCTGACGGAAGATGTGCACAAACTGTTCAACCAGTTGATCGGCATGGGCAAGACCCAGCGGATGAAAAAACTCCTGCAAGCGCCCTTCACGCTGAAAAAGCGCCTGCTGGAGCTGATCAACCGGGAAACCCTGAATGCCCAGGCCGGCAAGCCGGCGCATATCATCGCCAAAGCCAATGCACTGACCGATGCCAAGGTGATCAAGGCATTGTACAAAGCCTCGCAGGCCGGGGTAAAAATCGAGCTGATCATTCGCGGCATGTGCTGTTTGCGGCCCGGGGTTCCCGGCGTATCGCACAACATCACGGTGCGTTCGATCATTGGCCGCTTCCTTGAGCACAGCCGGGTGTACTACTTCCTCAATGGCGGCCAGGAGCAGGTCTGGATGTCGAGTGCCGACATGATGGAGCGGAATCTGGACAACCGGGTGGAAACCTGTTTCCCGCTGGAGGGCAAACGTCTGACCACGCGAGCCCGTCAGGAGCTGCAGGCGTTCATCAGCGACAATACCCACAGCTGGGTGCTGCAGTCAGATGGCAGCTATGTACTCAGCAGCCCGAGTGGCAACCAGAACCCGCGCAGCGCCCAGGCAATCCTGCTGGAGAAGCTGTCCAGCTCGCCTCAGCGCACGGTCAAGGTGTAA
- a CDS encoding 2Fe-2S iron-sulfur cluster-binding protein, producing the protein MKVTLQPSGHVIELQPGERILDAARRLGFDAPQSCRNGNCHVCTANLISGKARMADSEINHGELYTCIAQPLADCELYWEGVLAPDELPVHTLACQLDSAENLGADVWRLRLRAPAGKKINYHPGQYLLLERDDEQLSAFSIASTPTEERLIELHILTREQQTLAMVEKIRRERMAHVKLPFGDCHLASLPPGPLVLIAAGTGLAQMQSLIEHCRHLGFTLPIHLYWGVREAADFYQAPYWEEWADMPNLFMHKVVSDDAGWAGRQGLLPAAVIEDLGIDLSPYHVIASGSPPMVYGTLDALVAAGMPAANMHADVFAYAPRD; encoded by the coding sequence ATGAAAGTCACCCTGCAACCCTCCGGACACGTGATAGAACTGCAACCCGGCGAGCGTATTCTGGATGCCGCCCGGCGATTGGGGTTTGATGCACCGCAAAGCTGTCGCAACGGCAATTGCCATGTCTGTACCGCCAACCTGATCAGTGGCAAAGCGCGCATGGCTGACAGTGAGATCAACCACGGCGAGCTCTATACCTGTATTGCCCAGCCGCTGGCGGACTGCGAGCTGTACTGGGAAGGGGTGCTCGCCCCGGATGAGCTACCGGTGCATACCCTGGCTTGCCAACTGGACAGTGCCGAAAACCTGGGCGCCGACGTCTGGCGCCTGCGCCTGCGCGCCCCGGCCGGCAAAAAGATCAATTACCACCCGGGCCAGTACCTGCTGCTGGAGCGCGATGACGAGCAGCTCTCAGCCTTCTCGATCGCATCCACCCCCACGGAAGAGCGACTGATCGAACTGCATATCCTCACCCGTGAACAACAAACCCTGGCCATGGTAGAAAAGATTCGGCGGGAACGCATGGCCCACGTCAAGCTGCCCTTTGGCGATTGCCATCTGGCCAGCCTGCCGCCCGGCCCCCTGGTTCTGATCGCCGCAGGTACCGGGCTGGCACAGATGCAAAGCCTGATCGAGCACTGCCGGCATCTCGGCTTTACCCTGCCGATTCATCTCTATTGGGGAGTGCGCGAGGCAGCGGATTTCTATCAGGCGCCCTACTGGGAAGAGTGGGCAGACATGCCCAATCTGTTCATGCACAAGGTGGTCAGTGATGATGCCGGCTGGGCCGGTCGCCAGGGGCTGCTGCCGGCAGCCGTGATCGAAGATCTGGGTATCGACCTGAGCCCCTATCACGTCATTGCCAGCGGCTCACCGCCTATGGTCTACGGCACCCTGGATGCACTGGTCGCCGCTGGCATGCCGGCAGCCAACATGCACGCCGACGTCTTCGCCTACGCACCGCGCGACTGA
- the ppx gene encoding exopolyphosphatase translates to MTQKTPQDHPLIAAIDLGSNSFHMVLARVEQGEIRLLERLGEKVQLAAGLDAEGMLSEDAMQRGLDCLRRFAQLINGLPRGAVRVVGTNALREARNRASFMRPAQQLLGHRVEVISGREEARLIYLGVAHTLADDAGRRLVVDIGGGSTEFIVGERFESLLRESLGMGCVSFAQQFFPGGAISSAAYARAYTAARLELMNIDQAINRLDWQEAVGASGTIRTLGQCLQAAGKGQGEVNRDGIQWLKRKLLKSSHIDQLDLDGLKDERRPILPSGLAIMEASFDALGIESMQHSEGALREGVLYDLLGRQRHEDVRERTLAALIERYHVDREQAERVESKALRLLGKVSDAWGPFEDKQVDMLRWAARVHEVGLDIAHSQYHKHGAYLIEHADLPGFSRQEQQVLALLVWGHRRNLPNRTRLADFSDDSQWILRLCMLLRLAILYHHIRGYQSMPTLKARAGENSLVLEFPAGWLDDNPLTQADFQQEAAYWDKVGYTLTVR, encoded by the coding sequence ATGACGCAGAAAACACCGCAGGACCACCCTTTGATTGCCGCGATTGATCTGGGCTCGAACAGTTTTCATATGGTATTGGCCAGGGTTGAGCAGGGCGAAATCCGTTTGTTGGAGCGCCTGGGCGAGAAGGTGCAGTTGGCCGCGGGGCTGGATGCTGAGGGCATGCTCAGTGAAGACGCGATGCAGCGAGGGCTGGACTGCTTGCGCCGTTTTGCCCAATTGATCAATGGTCTGCCGCGTGGCGCGGTACGCGTGGTGGGTACCAATGCCTTGCGTGAAGCGCGCAATCGCGCCAGCTTCATGCGCCCGGCCCAGCAGTTGCTGGGGCACCGGGTCGAGGTGATTTCCGGGCGTGAAGAGGCGCGGCTGATTTACCTTGGCGTGGCCCATACGCTGGCTGATGATGCGGGCCGGCGCCTGGTGGTGGATATTGGCGGCGGCAGCACCGAGTTCATTGTCGGTGAGCGCTTTGAGTCGCTGTTGCGGGAAAGCCTCGGTATGGGCTGTGTCTCCTTTGCCCAGCAGTTCTTTCCGGGTGGGGCGATCTCTTCGGCGGCCTATGCCAGGGCCTATACCGCTGCCCGCCTGGAACTGATGAATATTGATCAGGCGATCAATCGTCTCGACTGGCAGGAAGCGGTCGGTGCCTCGGGTACCATTCGTACGCTGGGGCAATGCCTGCAGGCAGCCGGCAAAGGCCAGGGTGAGGTCAACCGGGATGGGATTCAGTGGCTCAAACGCAAGCTGCTGAAAAGCAGCCATATTGATCAACTGGATCTGGATGGGCTGAAAGATGAGCGGCGCCCGATTCTGCCTTCCGGGCTGGCAATCATGGAAGCGAGCTTTGACGCGTTGGGCATCGAGTCAATGCAGCATTCCGAGGGTGCCCTGCGTGAGGGTGTGCTGTATGACCTGCTGGGTCGCCAACGGCACGAGGATGTGCGTGAGCGCACCCTGGCAGCCTTGATCGAGCGCTACCATGTGGATCGCGAGCAGGCCGAGCGGGTCGAAAGCAAGGCTTTGAGACTGCTCGGCAAGGTGAGCGATGCCTGGGGGCCGTTTGAAGACAAGCAGGTCGACATGCTGCGCTGGGCGGCGCGGGTACATGAGGTCGGTCTGGATATTGCGCACAGCCAGTATCACAAGCACGGCGCCTATCTGATCGAGCATGCGGACTTGCCCGGTTTCTCGCGTCAGGAGCAGCAGGTGCTGGCATTGCTGGTCTGGGGGCACAGGCGCAATCTGCCCAATCGAACCCGCCTGGCTGACTTCAGTGATGACAGCCAGTGGATTTTACGTTTGTGCATGCTGCTGCGACTGGCCATCCTGTATCACCACATCCGCGGTTATCAGAGCATGCCAACGCTCAAGGCGCGGGCAGGCGAGAACAGTCTGGTTCTGGAATTTCCTGCTGGCTGGCTGGATGACAACCCGTTGACCCAGGCCGACTTCCAGCAGGAAGCGGCCTATTGGGACAAGGTTGGTTACACCTTGACCGTGCGCTGA
- the rho gene encoding transcription termination factor Rho, which translates to MNLTELKQKPIPELLDIANEMGLDNMGRSRKQDVIFAILKKHAKGGEDIYGDGVLEILQDGFGFLRSADSSYLAGPDDIYVSPSQIRRFNLRTGDSISGKIRPPKDGERYFALLKVDSINFDRPENTKNKILFENLTPLFPDDRLVMEAGNGSTEDLTARIIDLCAPIGKGQRGLLVAPPKAGKTLMLQNMASNIARNNPECHLIVLLIDERPEEVTEMQRTVRGEVVASTFDEPPSRHVQVAEMVIEKAKRLVEHKKDVIILLDSITRLARAYNTVIPSSGKVLTGGVDAHALEKPKRFFGAARNIEEGGSLTIIATALVDTGSKMDEVIYEEFKGTGNMEIHLDRKISEKRVFPAININRSGTRREELLTGDEELQRMWILRKILHSMDDIAAIEFLLDRLKDTKTNDEFFQSMKRSKN; encoded by the coding sequence ATGAATCTGACCGAACTCAAACAAAAACCCATCCCTGAACTACTCGACATCGCCAATGAAATGGGCCTGGACAATATGGGCCGATCACGCAAACAAGACGTGATCTTTGCGATTCTGAAAAAACATGCCAAAGGTGGCGAAGACATTTACGGTGATGGTGTCCTGGAAATCCTGCAGGACGGTTTCGGCTTTCTGCGTTCCGCCGACTCCTCCTACCTTGCCGGACCGGACGATATCTATGTATCGCCCAGCCAGATACGCCGCTTCAACCTGCGTACCGGTGACAGTATTTCCGGCAAGATTCGCCCGCCGAAAGACGGCGAGCGCTACTTTGCCCTGTTGAAGGTCGACTCGATCAACTTTGATCGACCGGAAAACACCAAGAACAAGATCCTGTTCGAGAACCTGACGCCGCTCTTCCCCGATGATCGTCTGGTCATGGAGGCCGGCAACGGTTCCACCGAAGATCTGACTGCGCGCATCATCGACCTGTGCGCGCCCATCGGCAAAGGCCAGCGCGGCTTGCTGGTCGCACCGCCGAAGGCCGGCAAGACGCTGATGCTGCAAAACATGGCGTCCAACATTGCGCGCAACAATCCCGAGTGCCACCTGATCGTATTGCTGATCGACGAGCGCCCGGAAGAAGTGACGGAAATGCAGCGCACCGTACGTGGCGAAGTGGTTGCCTCGACCTTTGACGAGCCGCCAAGCCGTCACGTACAGGTTGCTGAAATGGTGATCGAAAAGGCCAAGCGCCTGGTCGAGCACAAGAAAGACGTCATCATCCTGCTCGACTCCATCACCCGTCTGGCGCGAGCCTACAACACCGTGATCCCCAGCTCCGGCAAGGTACTCACTGGTGGTGTTGATGCCCATGCTCTGGAAAAGCCCAAGCGTTTCTTCGGCGCCGCGCGCAACATCGAAGAAGGCGGCAGCCTGACCATCATCGCTACCGCGCTGGTCGATACCGGCTCGAAGATGGACGAAGTGATCTACGAAGAGTTCAAGGGCACCGGCAACATGGAGATCCACCTGGATCGCAAGATCTCCGAGAAACGCGTATTCCCCGCCATCAACATCAACCGCTCCGGTACCCGCCGCGAAGAGTTGCTGACCGGTGACGAGGAGCTGCAGCGTATGTGGATTCTGCGCAAGATCCTGCACTCCATGGACGACATCGCCGCCATTGAATTCCTCCTTGATCGCCTGAAAGACACCAAGACCAACGATGAATTCTTCCAGTCGATGAAGCGCAGCAAAAACTAG
- a CDS encoding uroporphyrinogen-III C-methyltransferase: protein MESSDKNKDAAATPAAADAKPAVETGKTAGAADQPGTEPAAAGTASTTSAKPGPAEEKVSVSTQKSGSGGGEKPPARPDSGAAGGGGRGLGMLALLLALLALALTGWQWWQQQSASSTAGWESAIQELASQQEQTQQALNRDVQDLARRSELEQLQRLAADLQRSQQNLGQRLDALQGEEGDHWQLAEAQYLLRLASLRLIASDDVETAGQLLAVVDDILKQQPDSGVFSLRERLAQYQAELAGLGVVDRPGIYVRLGALREQVNRLVALPVPVFDPDEVTVEEEYADRLERRTRWERVLMRLERYVRVDFQRGKVITPLLDDAEMQRIRRTLQLTLEQAQWAALRGEEQVFQASLEQADSILRQFFELDNSLVQAMQSQLQTLAEEPVSLSPPDLSDLEQALAAYITQRTERDNGAEPEEAP from the coding sequence GTGGAATCAAGCGACAAGAACAAGGACGCCGCCGCAACACCGGCAGCGGCAGACGCAAAACCCGCTGTCGAGACGGGCAAAACGGCCGGCGCGGCGGATCAACCCGGCACTGAGCCAGCCGCGGCCGGAACTGCATCGACGACCTCCGCCAAGCCGGGGCCAGCCGAGGAAAAGGTCTCGGTGAGCACGCAGAAGAGCGGTTCGGGTGGTGGCGAGAAACCGCCGGCCAGGCCAGACTCAGGCGCTGCTGGTGGCGGTGGCCGGGGTCTTGGAATGCTGGCTCTGCTGCTTGCCTTGCTGGCGCTGGCGTTGACGGGTTGGCAATGGTGGCAGCAACAGTCGGCGAGCAGCACCGCAGGCTGGGAATCCGCCATCCAGGAACTGGCCAGCCAGCAAGAGCAAACGCAGCAGGCATTGAACCGCGATGTGCAGGATCTGGCGCGTCGCAGCGAGCTGGAACAGTTGCAGCGGCTGGCCGCCGATTTGCAGCGCAGTCAACAGAATCTCGGACAACGTCTGGATGCCCTGCAGGGTGAAGAGGGTGACCACTGGCAACTGGCCGAGGCACAGTACCTGTTGCGCCTGGCCTCTCTGCGGTTGATTGCCTCGGATGACGTGGAGACTGCCGGGCAACTGCTGGCTGTTGTCGACGATATTCTCAAACAGCAACCAGACAGTGGCGTATTCAGCCTGCGTGAGCGTCTGGCACAGTATCAGGCCGAGCTGGCGGGCCTGGGCGTGGTTGATCGCCCCGGTATTTATGTCCGTCTGGGTGCACTGCGGGAGCAGGTCAACCGGCTGGTTGCCCTGCCAGTGCCGGTGTTTGACCCGGACGAGGTCACGGTGGAAGAAGAGTATGCCGATCGTCTGGAAAGGCGTACCCGCTGGGAACGCGTGCTGATGCGGCTGGAACGTTATGTTCGGGTCGACTTCCAGCGCGGCAAGGTGATCACGCCTCTGCTGGATGATGCCGAGATGCAACGTATCCGGCGTACCCTGCAGCTGACGCTGGAACAGGCGCAATGGGCTGCACTGCGCGGAGAAGAGCAGGTGTTCCAGGCATCGCTGGAGCAAGCGGACAGTATTCTGCGCCAGTTCTTCGAGCTGGATAACAGCCTGGTGCAGGCCATGCAAAGCCAGCTGCAGACGCTGGCCGAAGAGCCGGTGAGCCTGTCACCGCCGGATCTGTCCGACCTTGAGCAGGCACTGGCTGCCTATATCACGCAGCGTACTGAACGGGACAATGGCGCCGAGCCTGAGGAGGCGCCATGA
- a CDS encoding heme biosynthesis HemY N-terminal domain-containing protein, whose product MSKSYLAVLAVLLVAALLGMAVAEDPGYLLIAWRNVSLETSIWVGLAFLLALWLGLSLLRALVRFLNASGRKINPWSRHNRQRRANLVTTRGLLEFAEGHWKAAQRLLQRSAPAADQPLINYLAAARAAHEQGDFSGSDELLREAYDSTPKAEVAIAVTQAQLQLARGQYEQALATLTRLRKRYPKHVFALKLMSRLYLRLQDWERLEALLPELRKQKVLPADDLQHLEREVYQALLQQAGERGQHQAPGEAHPLTSCWGRLPKALRQDQEMLAVYAVQLRLLGLDATAEEALRPELRQQYSDRLMHLYGLLSGADPQRQLATAEKWLSAQPHNPVLLLALGRLALRNQLWGKAREYLEASFHSKKDIQTCAELVRLLDQLGEVAASQRVLRAGFELMAGDLPALPLPQRALPAE is encoded by the coding sequence ATGAGCAAAAGCTATCTGGCTGTGCTGGCGGTCCTGCTGGTCGCTGCCTTGCTGGGCATGGCGGTGGCGGAGGATCCCGGTTACCTGTTGATTGCCTGGCGCAACGTGTCGCTGGAAACCAGTATCTGGGTGGGTCTGGCCTTTCTTCTCGCGCTCTGGTTGGGGTTGTCGCTGTTGCGTGCCCTGGTCCGTTTTCTGAATGCCTCCGGGCGCAAGATCAATCCCTGGTCGCGGCATAACCGCCAGCGCCGGGCCAATCTGGTGACGACCCGGGGGTTGCTGGAGTTTGCCGAAGGGCACTGGAAAGCGGCCCAGCGTCTGCTGCAACGCTCGGCACCGGCTGCCGATCAACCCTTGATCAACTATCTGGCGGCGGCCCGGGCGGCGCATGAACAGGGCGATTTTTCCGGCTCTGACGAGCTCTTGCGTGAAGCCTATGACAGCACTCCAAAAGCTGAAGTGGCGATCGCGGTAACCCAGGCCCAGCTGCAGCTGGCGCGGGGTCAGTATGAACAGGCGCTGGCGACACTTACGCGTTTGCGCAAGCGTTACCCCAAGCATGTATTTGCCCTCAAACTGATGAGCCGGCTGTATCTGCGCCTGCAGGACTGGGAGCGGCTGGAGGCGCTGTTGCCGGAACTGCGCAAACAGAAAGTGCTGCCGGCTGATGACTTGCAGCACCTGGAGCGAGAGGTGTATCAGGCCTTGTTGCAGCAGGCGGGAGAACGCGGGCAGCACCAGGCGCCCGGCGAAGCTCACCCGCTGACCAGCTGCTGGGGCCGCTTGCCGAAAGCACTGCGTCAGGATCAGGAGATGTTGGCTGTGTATGCCGTGCAACTGCGTCTGCTAGGCCTGGATGCGACGGCCGAGGAAGCATTGCGACCCGAGCTGCGTCAGCAATACAGTGACCGGCTGATGCACCTCTATGGTCTGTTGTCCGGTGCTGATCCGCAGCGTCAACTGGCTACGGCGGAAAAGTGGCTGAGCGCGCAGCCGCACAACCCGGTATTGCTGTTGGCCCTGGGCCGCCTGGCTCTGCGTAACCAGCTGTGGGGCAAGGCACGCGAATATCTGGAAGCCAGTTTTCACAGCAAGAAGGATATTCAGACCTGTGCCGAGCTGGTGCGTTTGCTGGATCAGTTGGGTGAGGTGGCAGCCAGCCAGCGAGTGCTGCGTGCCGGCTTTGAACTGATGGCCGGCGATCTGCCAGCCTTGCCCTTGCCACAACGGGCACTGCCGGCGGAATAA
- the trxA gene encoding thioredoxin TrxA — MSDLIVHVSDSSFEAEVIKSDSPVLVDYWAEWCGPCKMIAPVLDEIAKDYAGKLKICKLNIDDNQETPPKFGVRGIPTLMLFKDGNVEATKVGALSKSQLTAFLDSNI, encoded by the coding sequence ATGAGCGATTTGATCGTGCACGTGAGTGACAGCAGCTTCGAGGCCGAAGTCATCAAGTCCGACAGCCCCGTGCTGGTCGACTACTGGGCCGAGTGGTGCGGCCCCTGCAAGATGATTGCCCCGGTACTGGACGAGATTGCCAAGGATTACGCCGGCAAACTGAAAATCTGCAAATTGAATATCGATGACAATCAGGAAACCCCGCCCAAGTTTGGCGTGCGCGGCATTCCGACGCTGATGCTGTTCAAGGACGGCAATGTCGAAGCGACCAAGGTCGGTGCCCTGTCGAAATCTCAACTGACAGCCTTCCTCGACAGCAATATCTGA